A genomic stretch from Halichoerus grypus chromosome 5, mHalGry1.hap1.1, whole genome shotgun sequence includes:
- the TMEM69 gene encoding transmembrane protein 69: protein MLHFIQKFSQASSKMLKYPFPVRVGASRIETLSLKTCHQQNFPPLFPRPWFFSSLLVYMRKTQYYHTSPCSFKKQKQEILPAKPASTITYLLDSPKPALYITLAGLIPFVAPPLVMVMTKAYIPLLAFTQMAYGASFLSFLGGIRWGFALPEGSTAKPDFLNLANSTVPVVFSWFAFLISERLSEAIATVIIGLGIALHIELFLLPHYPNWFKALKIVVTLVALFSFIITLLVKDIYPEKGPKRPGQVE from the exons ATGCTTCATTTCATCCAGAAGTTTTCTCAAGCATCTTCAAAG ATGCTGAAGTACCCCTTCCCAGTCCGAGTAGGAGCCAGCAGAATAGAAACACTTTCTCTCAAGACATGTCACCAGCAGAACTTTCCCCCTTTGTTTCCAAGGCCTTGGTTTTTCTCTTCATTACTAGTGTATATGAGGAAGACACAATACTATCATACTTCTCCATGCAGCTTTAAGAAGCAGAAGCAAGAAATACTTCCAGCCAAGCCAGCAAGCACCATCACTTACCTGCTTGACAGCCCAAAGCCAGCATTATACATAACTCTGGCAGGACTAATCCCCTTTGTTGCTCCACCACTGGTCATGGTGATGACAAAGGCTTATATCCCCTTATTAGCTTTTACTCAGATGGCTTATGGAGCCAGTTTCCTATCTTTCTTGGGAGGGATCAGATGGGGTTTTGCTCTGCCGGAAGGTAGTACAGCCAAACCAGACTTCCTCAATTTAGCTAATAGTACAGTTCCTGTTGTGTTTTCATGGTTTGCTTTCCTTATTTCTGAAAGACTCAGTGAAGCTATAGCCACAGTAATAATAGGTTTGGGGATAGCATTACACATTGAACTTTTTCTCTTGCCACATTATCCCAATTGGTTCAAAGCCCTTAAGATAGTAGTCACTTTAGTGGCcttgttttcatttataatcaCTTTATTAGTTAAAGATATTTATCCAGAGAAAGGACCCAAGAGACCTGGTCAAgtagaataa